From Pseudoleptotrichia goodfellowii, a single genomic window includes:
- a CDS encoding DUF4304 domain-containing protein, with product MRELTTKEFNDLYKRNFREYFDKPLKKDGFYKKGTINFYRINKLGMIETLNFQKHREELNVNCAILPIYCGATKESITIGLRLGKFMNTRYTYWWDIKDDESMEKNMQEMLNVIQTDLYNWFNKMDNEKEILKYISISYQTIINRYITQAASMAKFKRYDEILQYVEKVKKEYMESWSEEERQKKEWLKKVLDEALLLERKLKEGKENIDQYIIEREKQSLIELGLEKLIK from the coding sequence ATGAGAGAATTAACAACAAAAGAGTTTAATGACTTATACAAAAGAAATTTTAGGGAATATTTTGATAAACCTTTAAAGAAAGATGGATTTTATAAGAAAGGCACAATAAATTTTTATAGAATAAATAAGCTGGGTATGATTGAAACATTAAATTTTCAGAAACATCGAGAAGAATTAAATGTAAATTGTGCTATTCTTCCAATATACTGTGGGGCTACAAAAGAATCTATAACGATAGGATTAAGATTAGGAAAATTTATGAATACCCGTTATACTTATTGGTGGGATATAAAAGACGATGAAAGTATGGAAAAAAATATGCAGGAAATGTTAAATGTAATACAAACAGATTTGTATAATTGGTTTAATAAAATGGATAATGAGAAAGAGATATTGAAATATATTTCAATATCATATCAAACAATTATAAATAGATATATAACTCAAGCAGCGAGTATGGCAAAATTTAAAAGATATGATGAAATTTTACAATATGTAGAAAAAGTGAAAAAAGAATATATGGAAAGTTGGTCAGAAGAAGAGAGACAAAAGAAGGAGTGGTTAAAAAAAGTGTTAGACGAAGCTTTATTGCTTGAAAGAAAATTAAAGGAAGGTAAAGAAAATATAGATCAATATATTATAGAAAGAGAAAAACAATCATTGATTGAATTAGGATTAGAAAAGTTAATTAAATAA
- a CDS encoding DUF5376 family protein, which yields MKLIFKYEKYLNEYEPCSLSFNGKHDEEFLAEYVADTNLELAVHELKFLGNKDVKKRAIGSEGWDVDILGNIVSIELSNTSYPDKVYIDREVVTYAMSKWKEFLEKEIKDYSYEEIIDTDDIYKK from the coding sequence ATGAAATTGATTTTTAAATACGAAAAATATTTGAATGAATATGAACCTTGTAGTTTATCATTTAATGGTAAACATGATGAAGAGTTTTTAGCAGAATACGTAGCCGATACAAATTTAGAATTAGCTGTTCATGAGCTTAAATTTTTAGGTAATAAAGATGTAAAAAAACGTGCTATAGGCTCAGAAGGTTGGGATGTAGATATTTTAGGTAATATTGTATCTATTGAGTTATCAAATACAAGTTATCCCGATAAAGTATATATAGATAGAGAAGTGGTGACGTATGCTATGTCAAAATGGAAAGAATTTTTAGAAAAAGAAATTAAAGATTACAGTTATGAAGAAATAATAGATACAGATGACATTTATAAAAAATAA
- a CDS encoding EndoU domain-containing protein: MNFPNGSRAYVDNQTTFILGEGSNLTIGKAENTAGIIGVEGNGKLKINEYKGKDLYNHDSLTTTGGSIGTSGAGISNENHRKEGITRHTVIGNVEIGSATGSPINRDRSKANETTRDDHSSTNVYVESQTIDYALHPAKFKEDVGIAVLEGSATVEGALKKIDNILRGDDNSDISQSEKRRYEEIKENIIRVKTAPDMKLIAEGDLSDPEVQKRLGIGGRFNPDDPNLPEKIKERMAQVREQGQEINYFYDKVTGKIYINENADEDEIRAGIGREWGIRDEFYRGRTKPNGEGQEKGTVAGEIAYKEIEDRTKEKSDKKVNPYDFEYAQFDPDSEVSGDFTKAHIDKFFAGLGESGSRLRKGDIKGSLGKAVETFGKTGKVLGKDTKNIIAGGEKRKKTVEESKNAIKEKAAEVKAKNEKKRKAAEAEKAKKRQEEERKKQEEKNKEIAEISKKYIGRRIVSKEDYDYLIYLSKNPDLRSEYKDYNIKLINTLEGKYLIEESLGNPKAKASKEWFEEKYLANNEEYYYYTTPHPTITDFRRDINAGRGVSSGGLFIKGYGLTKEYAEMNKEEKVGMVIEGTAQGAGGVIRAGAGASAFVVGIGTCAETAGGGCLAAGAGATNVGFGGNEAFIGGQKILQGITNEGYTIKGTSGEEYAKLKAGKEANVNRSFKGIINPIKSTMTTIGFGEDDYDVLNMMTGQGMQYASQYVQTYRPMYEAKKAAVVANSKNQETGSGGSQGKREINKELHAKINNREKEHFANLQASKRVNNVEAKFENFEGHIINAEMKNGKVKGGHTTLGNVKVKQVTKRYPSGVYEAEIEIQDPKNPNNFIPKSNNSGKSTMFPEHWTADRIKVEVDIAFKNKTMTGIYKWKGRTPSGIEVRGYIDKNGNITSVYPIK; encoded by the coding sequence AAACGGCAGCAGAGCCTATGTAGATAATCAGACGACATTTATCTTGGGAGAAGGAAGTAACCTTACAATAGGGAAAGCAGAAAATACAGCAGGAATAATAGGAGTAGAAGGAAACGGAAAACTAAAGATAAATGAATACAAAGGAAAAGACTTATACAATCATGACAGTTTAACAACAACAGGCGGCTCAATAGGAACAAGCGGAGCAGGGATAAGTAATGAAAATCATAGAAAAGAAGGCATAACACGACATACAGTAATAGGAAATGTAGAAATAGGAAGTGCAACAGGAAGCCCTATAAACAGAGACAGAAGTAAAGCCAATGAAACAACAAGAGATGACCATAGCAGTACAAATGTATATGTAGAAAGTCAGACGATAGATTATGCATTGCATCCTGCAAAGTTTAAAGAAGATGTAGGGATAGCAGTACTTGAAGGAAGTGCAACGGTAGAAGGAGCCTTAAAGAAAATAGATAATATATTAAGAGGAGATGATAACAGCGACATATCACAATCAGAAAAGAGAAGATATGAGGAGATAAAGGAAAATATAATAAGGGTAAAGACAGCTCCGGATATGAAGTTAATAGCGGAAGGAGATTTAAGTGATCCTGAAGTACAGAAACGGCTTGGTATAGGAGGAAGATTTAACCCTGATGACCCTAATTTACCTGAAAAGATAAAAGAGAGAATGGCTCAGGTAAGAGAACAGGGGCAGGAGATAAATTATTTTTATGATAAGGTAACAGGAAAGATATACATAAATGAGAATGCAGATGAGGATGAGATAAGAGCAGGAATAGGAAGAGAGTGGGGGATAAGAGACGAGTTTTACAGAGGAAGAACGAAACCTAACGGAGAAGGACAGGAAAAAGGAACGGTCGCAGGAGAGATAGCGTATAAAGAAATAGAAGACAGAACAAAAGAAAAGAGTGATAAGAAAGTAAATCCTTATGACTTTGAGTACGCACAATTTGATCCTGACAGTGAGGTTAGTGGAGACTTTACAAAAGCTCATATAGACAAATTTTTTGCAGGATTGGGAGAATCAGGATCAAGATTAAGAAAAGGAGACATAAAAGGAAGTTTAGGTAAAGCAGTAGAAACCTTCGGCAAAACAGGAAAAGTTCTTGGAAAAGATACTAAAAATATAATAGCAGGAGGAGAAAAACGTAAAAAAACAGTAGAAGAATCAAAAAATGCGATAAAAGAAAAAGCGGCGGAAGTAAAAGCAAAAAATGAGAAAAAGAGAAAAGCAGCAGAAGCAGAAAAAGCGAAGAAAAGACAGGAAGAAGAAAGGAAAAAACAGGAAGAAAAAAATAAAGAAATAGCTGAGATAAGTAAAAAATATATAGGAAGAAGAATAGTAAGTAAAGAAGACTATGATTATTTAATATATTTATCTAAAAATCCTGACTTGAGAAGTGAGTATAAGGATTATAATATTAAACTTATAAATACACTTGAAGGAAAATATTTAATAGAAGAAAGTTTGGGAAATCCAAAAGCAAAAGCATCAAAAGAATGGTTTGAAGAAAAATATTTGGCAAATAATGAAGAATATTATTATTACACTACACCTCACCCGACAATAACAGATTTCAGAAGAGATATAAATGCAGGGAGAGGTGTATCAAGTGGTGGCTTATTCATAAAAGGATATGGGTTAACAAAAGAATATGCTGAAATGAATAAAGAAGAAAAAGTCGGAATGGTAATAGAAGGAACAGCACAGGGAGCAGGAGGAGTAATAAGAGCAGGAGCAGGAGCAAGTGCTTTTGTAGTAGGGATTGGAACGTGTGCAGAAACAGCAGGAGGAGGTTGTTTAGCAGCAGGAGCAGGAGCAACAAATGTGGGCTTTGGAGGGAACGAGGCATTTATAGGAGGGCAAAAGATACTGCAAGGCATTACAAATGAAGGATATACAATAAAAGGGACATCGGGAGAAGAGTATGCAAAGTTAAAGGCAGGAAAAGAAGCAAATGTAAATAGAAGTTTCAAAGGAATAATAAATCCTATAAAAAGTACAATGACAACTATAGGTTTTGGAGAAGATGATTATGATGTATTAAATATGATGACAGGACAAGGCATGCAATATGCCTCACAGTACGTACAAACTTATAGACCGATGTATGAAGCTAAGAAAGCGGCAGTAGTGGCGAATAGTAAAAATCAGGAAACTGGAAGTGGTGGTTCACAAGGAAAAAGAGAGATAAACAAAGAATTACATGCAAAAATAAACAACAGAGAAAAAGAGCATTTTGCTAATTTGCAGGCAAGTAAGCGAGTGAATAATGTTGAAGCTAAATTTGAAAATTTTGAAGGACATATAATTAATGCAGAAATGAAAAATGGAAAAGTAAAAGGGGGTCATACAACTTTAGGAAATGTAAAGGTAAAACAAGTAACCAAGAGATATCCGAGTGGAGTTTATGAAGCAGAGATTGAAATTCAAGATCCCAAAAATCCTAATAATTTTATTCCTAAGTCAAATAATAGTGGAAAATCAACAATGTTTCCTGAACATTGGACAGCGGATAGAATAAAAGTGGAAGTAGACATAGCTTTTAAAAATAAAACTATGACGGGGATATATAAATGGAAAGGTAGAACTCCATCAGGGATTGAAGTAAGAGGGTATATAGATAAAAATGGAAATATTACAAGTGTATATCCGATAAAATAG